Proteins from one Rhodohalobacter mucosus genomic window:
- a CDS encoding DsbA family protein: MSPKPTLIYAYDPLCGWCFGFHPVMEKLAERFTDDLQVRVIPGGLAVDDNAQPIREGYSYISGALEQVEKTTGVSFGKNFRLLAEEGSYLYDSMPSCIAQNTINLLNPSLSLRFAGLMQHALFVEGRDLNDPDTFLELIVENRLDVDKNAFLNHFQSREMHNRTRELFEWCREAGAAAFPTLLLELGEETGLISRGYRPYDTIESHLHHLVLNYNKLAQ; this comes from the coding sequence ATGTCACCTAAACCGACACTTATATACGCATACGATCCGCTTTGCGGGTGGTGTTTCGGATTTCACCCCGTCATGGAAAAACTGGCCGAAAGATTCACTGATGACCTGCAAGTACGGGTGATTCCCGGGGGTCTGGCTGTAGACGATAATGCTCAGCCCATTCGGGAGGGGTACAGCTACATCTCCGGTGCACTTGAACAGGTTGAGAAGACCACTGGTGTTTCATTCGGAAAAAATTTCAGGCTGCTTGCTGAAGAGGGCAGCTACCTGTACGACTCCATGCCTTCCTGCATCGCTCAAAATACGATAAACCTGCTGAACCCTTCTCTCTCCCTTAGGTTCGCCGGACTGATGCAGCACGCTCTCTTTGTGGAGGGACGAGATCTGAATGATCCGGATACTTTCCTTGAACTGATTGTAGAGAACAGGCTGGATGTGGACAAAAACGCGTTTCTCAATCATTTTCAGAGCCGTGAAATGCACAACAGAACGCGCGAACTCTTTGAATGGTGCCGGGAGGCCGGAGCAGCTGCCTTTCCCACACTCCTTCTGGAGCTTGGCGAAGAAACGGGGCTTATTTCCCGCGGTTACCGGCCCTACGACACCATCGAGTCGCACCTTCACCACCTTGTACTAAACTATAACAAACTTGCTCAATAA